The Phormidium yuhuli AB48 DNA window CCACTCTAGAGCCGACCTCTGCCACAGAGGTTAACGAGTCCGTTCTACACATCTGGGGACGACAGCCTCTCTCTGGAGACGTAACCATCAGTGGCGCCAAAAATGCCGCCTTAGCGCTCATCGCGGGGTCTCTACTCTGTCCCGAAACCTGCCGCCTCCGCAATGTCCCTGGATTAGTTGACATTGCTCGTATGGCCCAGATCGTCAGTGCTTTGGGAGTTAAACTCCACCGGGATGGAGATCTCATGGAAATTGACGCCAGCCATATCGGTCAATCTCAAGCCCCCTATGAACTGGTGAGCCAACTGCGAGCCAGCTTCTTCGTCATCGGTCCGTTGCTGGCCCGTCTGGGAATTGCCAACGTTCCCCTTCCGGGTGGCTGTGCCATCGGCGCTCGTCCCGTAGATCTCCATGTTCGTGGCCTACAGGCCCTCGGCGCCGATGTGCAAATTCAACATGGTGTCGTTCGGGCCTGCATCACCGGTGGCCGGACACGACTCCAAGGAGCAAAAATCTACCTGGACTATCCCAGCGTCGGTGCCACCGAAACCCTAATGATGGCTGCCACCCTAGCAGAAGGAGAGACCATTCTCGATAACGCCGCCCAAGAACCTGAAGTCATTGATTTAGCCAACTTCTGCCGTGCCATGGGCGCAAAAATTGAAGGGGCTGGCAGCAAAACCATTCGTATCAGCGGTGTTCCCAAACTCCATACCGCTGACTACAGCATCGTTCCCGATCGCATCGAAGCCGGAACCTTTCTCGTGGCCGGGGCCATCACCCAATCTGAGATTAGCCTCTCCCCAGTGGTTCCTGAACACCTCACCGCCGCGATCGCTAAGTTACGCAGCGCCGGAACCCAAGTGGTCATGGATGGACCCGATCGCCTGCGCGTTGTCCCCGGTCCCATTCAGGCCGTTGATATCGAAACCCAACCCTTCCCCGGTTTCCCCACGGATATGCAGGCCCAATTTATGGCTCTGCTGACCCTGAGTCAGGGCAGCAGCGTGATTACCGAAACCGTCTTTGAAAACCGCTTGCGTCATGTCGCTGAACTACAGCGGATGGGTGCTGATATTCGCGTCAAAGGCAATATTGCCGTGGTGCGCGGGGTTCCCCTGCTCTCTGGGGCCCCGGTGGTCGCTACCGATTTACGTGCCTCCGCTGCCCTAGTCTTAGCCGGGCTGGCCGCCGAAGGCAAAACCATCGTGCAAGAGTTACGACATCTCGATCGCGGCTATGAGAACTTAGCCGGAAAACTGCAAACCCTGGGGGCGCGGGTGGAACGAGTCCCAGTTAGCAACGAGGCAACGGTCTAACACCGCCTGGCCCTATCCTCCCCCCCCGTGAGTCAGTCCCCGGCTCATGGGGGGATTTATATGGGGCGGCATCCTCTCCTCCCAGGCGATCGCTCTCACCCTAAACAGTAAGGCCTCTATAATGGCGAATGGGGGTCCTTGCCATGTTCTATCTATTGTCTAGGTTGAGTTATTATGTCTTTCTCCAAAACGCTCCTGGTGGGGCTGAGATCAGAACAGTTCCGCCATCCTCTTGATTTGCGGGCGACTACCGCCCTAAAACAGATCCCCGGCTTGGATGTTCTAATTCGTAATCTCCTTGGAGCCTTGGGAGAGCAATACTTTTATTTGGAAAATATCGCGTCTGGGGTGCAGGTTGGCCCCAAGCAACTCCCCGATCTGCATCAGTTGCTCCTCGAAGCGGCTGAGGTGTTAGACGTGGAAGCACCCCAGTTGTATGTCCGTCAACATCCAGTGCCCAATGCCTATACCTTTGCCATGCGAGGACGGCAGGCCTTCGTCGTGCTGCATACCTCCTTACTCGAACTGTTAACCCCAGAGGAAATTCAAGCGGTGATTGCCCATGAATTGGGCCACCTCAAATGTGAGCATGGGGTGTATTTGACCTTAGCCAATTTAATTACCCTAGCTGTGGGTCAAGTCCCTAATTGGGGAACTCTTGTGGCCCAGAGTCTCCAGGCGCAAATGTTGGAATGGCTGCGCTGTGCCGAGTTTAGCTGCGATCGCGCTGCCTTATTAGCCACTCAAAATCCGCGCACGGTGATGTCGGTGCTGATGAAGCTGGCCGGAGGCTCCCCTAGCCTATCCCCCCAGCTCAACTTAGATGCTTTCCTAGAGCAAGCCCGCTCCTATGATGCCATCGGAGATGATGCCCTCGGGGAAACCCTCAAACAACTGCAAACGGAACAACTGAGTCATCCTGTCCCCGTGTTGCGGGCCCGGGAAATTGATCGCTGGTCTAGCAGCCAAAATTATTATGACTTGTTAAAATCTGGTCAAAGCTGCTATACTGGCGGAACCAACGCAACGGGCGGATGGCGAAATTGGTAGACGCACCACACTCAAAATGTGGCGGCTTCGGCCGTGAGAGTTCGAGTCTCTCTCTGCCCATTTAAAATCTCGAAGAGACTAGGGGTTCTGCAACCTCTAGTCTTTTTCGTTGTTTATCTTCAGAACTTGCTATAACGGAGGGGGGCGATCGCCCTGGCCGACAGCCCGAACATTTCACCGATTATGACTGTAGATAAATCCCTTTCCACGGCAACCCCGTCCCGATCCCGGCCGGGCTCCTCTTGGTTTGCCAAAGCGACGATCGCCCTCTGTCTCCTCCTACTCATTGTTGCGGCAGTTCCTAAATACCTCCAAGGCCGTCCACCCATCGACGCCATCCCCGATGCACCCCTTGCCTCCTTGGAAATCCTGCGGGAACAGGGTCTGAGCTTAGACAATTGGACCAATGTGGATGTACAGAACATCCAGCTTGGACCTAATCGTTGGGTCATGCAAACCCTCAGTTGGGACGCTCCAGAGCCACCAGAGGATCACAGCGATCGCGCCACCCTCCTGATGAGTCCCCAGCGAGTTCAAAGCGGAACCTCCGCCCAACCACAAATGGAATGGATGGACGTGCGGGGACTCGGACGAGCCCAGGGGCAACGGTGGATTGAAGATCAACCTCAACCTCTGCACTTCAGCGTAACTCCTCAATCCAGTCCAGCCATTAACGTCCAAGCTCGCTATTTCCGGGGTCGCACCGAACGACGCAGCTTTGCCATTGTCCAGTGGTATGCTTGGGAAAACGGCGGCCATCCCAGCCTCGTCCGTTGGTTCTGGCGCGATCGCCTAGCCCGTCTCCAGAATCGTCGCTTACCCTGGGTTGCCATGTCTCTGATTCTCCCCATTGAGCATCTGAGCCCAGTGGATGATGTCCGGCCCTTCCTAGAATCCTTTGCCCAACAGGTCCATGGCGCTCTCCTCGACCAAGCCTTCAACGGGACCTCAACCTCCTCCTCAACCCCTGAGTTGCCTAACTCAGTTATGTCTCAAACGAACTAAGACCGTTCTGAACCATAGAACCTAACTTAGTCAACATATCTGAAGTTTTAAAGTGTTCAGTTTGATGTGTCCTAATTGAATCGCGATGTCTTCCCCCTTTCTCCATCTTCCCCCCTGGCGTTCAGGTACCGCCGTCCTCTCCGGTGCCGTCCTAGTTGCCATTCAGCTGCTGCCGCTCCAGAGGGCGATCGCCCAAACGCAGGGGGAGCGTCGTATCGTAGAGCCAACTCAGACCCCAAGCCGTTTATCGCCACAATGGCAGCAATTTGAGACCCAGCGGCAAAGGGAACATCGGCAAACCATGGACTATCTGGAGAGGTGGCTGCGCGATCGCCTCGACCGATTTCCCGCCTCAGAACGACTCCCCCCCGCCATCCTCCAGGATCCCAGCCGTCCTCCCGAGCGGCAGGTTCCCATTGATAGCGTCGCTTGGGATGAATACCGCCTTGGTATTGGTGACGGCATTTCCATTGTCGTCCAGCCCCCCTTTCAAGACCTCAGTACCACAGCGCAACTGTCCTTTCAGGGAACCATCTTTGTCCCCCTCCTCGGAACCGTGAATCTGGAAGGACTCACCGTGGACGAAGCCGCCCAACTTCTAGAAACATCCCTCAATCAATTTGTCGTTGACCCCGAAGTCCAAGTTATTCTCGCCCAACCCCGGCAATCCCAAATCACGGTCACCGGTGAAGTTGAACGGCCGGGGTTTTTCCCCATTGCACCCAACTCTCCCTTAGTCCAAGCCCTACTCACCGCCGGTGGTGTCACCCTGGATGCGGACCTACGTGAAGTCACCGTCGAGCGACGTTTTTCCAACGGGGAGCAAGTCACCCAAACCTTTGACCTACATACCCCCCTCATCCTCGGACAAGCCATTCCCGATGTGCGTCTGCGGGATGGAGATGTGATTCGAGTGCCCACCCGGCCCCGGGAATTTGACTCCGACTACGATCGCAGCATCCTGCAACGGACCGCCCTCGTCTCCACCACTAGCCGACCCATCGCCGTCACCATCACCGGCGAAGTTGTCCGTCCCGGCTACTATGACTTCGCCTCCCGCCCTGCCCCAGAAGTGGACGGCGCCCTAGTCGCCGCCCAAGGAACCAAAACCACCGCCGACCTACGACGTATCCTGATTCGCCGTCGTCTTCCCGACGGAACCGCCATTGAACGGGAAGTAGACCTCTTTACCCCTCTCCTAGAAGGGCGACCCCTACCTCAATTGGGATTAGAAGATGGAGATGTCATCATCGTCCCCGAAATTCGCCCCGAAGACCGAGAAAACTACGATGTGGAACTGATGACTCGCACCAGCATCTCGCAACAGCGGATTGTGGTGCGCTTAGTTAGCCGCCCAGGAAACTCTGCCGGTCGCCAAGATCTCCCCGCCGGTAGCCGTTTAGCTGATGCGATCGGTGGCGTACCCCTTAATACCGCTCGCCTAGGTCGTGTGGCTCTCATTCGCTTTGACGAAGAATTGGGTGAGCCTGTAACAGAATATTACGATGTGCGGGAAGCTATCATGGGTAACATGGATGAAAACCCCCTACTCCAAGATCGAGATGTTATTGTGGTGGGGCGGAACCTCATTGCTCAGTTGGGGAACTTTTTAAACACCTTTACCCAGCCATTCCGGGACGTCTTAGGCTTTCTCTTATTCTTTGATCAACTCTCTAATAGCGCTGAAAACCTCTTTGGCCCAAGTGGGGGTGATAATAACCAAAACTAAGCCCCCATCTCGTCCCCACTCCAGCTGACCCCGTAAACTAGAGACAGGACTCAACCAGGTATATCAATTGTGGCACCCTCAATCGTTAAACGGTACGTCATTGCGTTTGGAAAATATAAGTTTGCCGGATTTGCCGTCTTTGCCCTTGCGGTCGGTGTTTCCGGACTCATGGGTTTAGAAGAGCCTCCGCCGCCGAGCTATAACGCCTCTGGGGTCATGAGCTTAAAGCAGGAGCCGGTGACCGTGTCACAAACCGGTCCTAACATTCAAGAACAGGGTAAGCAAGCCCTCAACCAAGAGTTTCTGATTGATGACCAAGTCGTTGAGAACATTGCTGCACAAGTTGGCGTTCCTCCTCGACAGATTCGCTCAGCCCGGCTACGAACCCCTGGCACTGAAGGACCGCAGCTGTTTGAGGTTTCCTATATGGATTCCACGCCGGAACGAGCTAAACAGGTGGTGCAGCTCTTGATGGAGTCATCCGTTGAAAAAAGCCGGATGCTCAATACCTCCCGGCTGGATGTGTTGATTGCGGCCCTAAATGAGCGGATTCCAGAAGTTGAGGCCGACTTACGAGAAGCCGAAGAGCGTTTAGTCCAATTTGATCGCATTGAGGGTGCTGCCCTGGTGCTGGGTCGCGACGGTATGTTAGTCGGTAATATCCGTAGCACTCAGAGTCGACAAGACGAACTGCAACGACAAATCGAAGAAGTCACCACCCAGATGCAGAGTCTAGAAGCTCGTTTGGGCTTAACGGTGGATGAAGCCTATACCTCATCAGCCCTGAGTCGCGATCCCATCGTTAATAACCTGCGGGGACAGATTCACCAAATTGAAAGTCAGCAGGCTCTTCTCGGTCAAACCTTACGCCCAGATCACCCGCAGGTGGTTGAGTTACGCCGTCAATTAGCGGGGTTAGAACGCCTGCTAGAAAACCGCGCCCGAGAGGTGATTGGCGGAGAGGGGATTGGTCAGCCCTTATATGACAGTCGCCGGGTTCGCACCCAAAGCAGCCTCGATCCCACCCGGCAAGAAATGGCGAATCAGTTGGTGGGGTTACAAACTCAGCGAGAGATGCTGCTACAAAACTTGGCACAAACGGAACGGCTAGAGAATGAGTTACTGGCCGAGTTTCAGAATCTACCCAATTTAGAGTTAGAACGGGAACGACTCAGTCAGGTCGTGGCCATTCATAAGTCCCTGTTTAACCAGTTACAGGCTCGGCTCATTGATGCAGAGTCAGCGCGTACAGAAACCGTCAGCAATCTCAGTATTGCCCAGGAACCCCAGGTGCAGGAGATTCGGGAAGATGCTGCTAATATCTTTTTGTTGGTTCTCATCGGCGGTGGAGCCGGTTTAGCGGCGGGAGCCATCCTCATCTTTGGCTTATCGGCACTCGAAGGACGCTTCTACACCATGGAGGAAGTGCGCGGGGCCCTAGAAGGCCGAGATTTGTCGGTGTTGGGGACGATTCCCTATATCGAGGACTTCGATTCAGCTGCGTTGGCTCAGGAAGAGCCGTTCCCTGTTCTCTTGTCGCCCCATTCCCCCTACTTGGACCATTACGAAAGCCTGCGTAGCACCTTGCAACGAGTTGAAGGAACCCCACCCCGGGTTGTTTTACTCACCAGTCCGGCTGCTGAAGAAGGGAAGTCATTGACCGCCTATAACCTAGCCATCGCTGCTGCTCGGGCGGGGAAACGAACCCTGTTGGTTGAAGCTGATCTGCGATCGCCCTCTCGGGCAGAGTCCCTCAAAATCAGCCTCGATCCTCAACGTTTCACGGAACCCCTGAAGCACTATGACAGCATGAATCGCAATGCGCATCTGGTTCCAGATGTGCCGAACCTATATGTGATTCCCAGTCCGGGTCCTCAACGACAGGTCTCCGCCGTTATCGAATCCAGTGAACTACGCCAGTTGCTGATGCAAGCCCGGGCCCGCTTTGATTTCGTTGTTGTGGATTCACCGGCCCTGAGTCGATGTAACGATACCCTAGCCCTTGAACCCTTTACCGATGGTCTGCTCATTGTGGCTCGACCTGGGATAACTCGGGGTGGCCTCCTCAACGAATATGCAGAAATGCTAGAAGAGGCTGAGGAGCGAGTGCGTGTCCTCGGGTCCGTGGTCAATGGAGCGGAAATTGTGGTCGAGATTCCCTATGAAGAGGAGGAGGAAGAGCCAGTAACCCGGTCGAGCTACGAGTCTGCCCTCTATGATGACTATCTCGGACATCCTGAAGCCGAACACCCAGAAGTACCCACCTCGACGCGAAACCCGTCTTAAGGAAATTGGAGTCTTAGCGGTTGGAGGGAAGCGTTCCCCAGCCGGGGACCTTCTCCGCCGCACTGAGGGTAAAGGCCGCCAGTTCTTCGAGTTGTGGGCGAGCCAGCCAACTCTCGGGAACTTCCCGACACCAGTCACTGAAATCGGAGCCGTCATAGGTCATGGGTTGTCGTAGATAGGTGACAAAGCCATCGATGTTATCTCGTGCTGGCGTGGCCCCGGCTAAATCCTCCAGGGTTAGGGAAATTTGGGGGAAGGGCAAGGTCAAACCGTTGGCATGACAGTAGGCGCAGTTTTCCATGAAGATGTCCCGGCCTCGGGTGAGAGCTTCACCGGAATAACTGGCTTGATTGCCCTGAGGGTCCAGTTTAACCCGGGCCGGACCGTCGGGGGTCAGATATCGCGCTACATCAGCATTGACTCCATTCGCTAGGGCTGGAGCGCTTCCCCAGAGGAGAACTCCCAGGAGGGCGATCGCGGCCAGGGTATGTTTAAACCAAGCGTCCAGGAAGGCGTTCCGTTGAAAAGCCATAGTTATCCTTGTGTTAAAAAACAGCAAGATTGCCAAAAACCGGCGATCGCAATAGAGGAACGCCCGGTTTTCTCAACCTTAAAAATTGCTCTGGCAGTATCCCAATGACCGGAGAGGACAACAGCGACGAAGACCTCGGCCAAACCGGGGATTCATCGCTATTGTCACCTCACCGTTCATCGGTAGAATGGGAAGATTTAGTTATAAACCTTACCGCCACCCCATTGAGTCCCCCGGAGTTTGGGCTGAATCAGAATATGCCCCGCGATATTAAACAAATCGTCGTCTGTTAAATTTCTCATTTCAGGGAAAATGTCTGAACTCGACGTAGCCGGGTGCAGTTCGGAAATATCAAACTCACCATCAAAGGTAGTGGGGTTTTTCATATAATCCACCAGGGCCTCAACATTATCCCGACGAGGGGTTGCTAAGGCCAAACTCTCGGAACTTAGATTGACGTTGGGGTTGGTCTTGGTCAGTCCAACGGGATGGCACTGGGCGCAAATATCACCAAAGAGCCGTTTGCCACGGGTGGCCTGTTCCAGAGATAAGGTGACGGTTTCCCCCTGTTCGTTCAAGGTGACGGTGCGGGTTTCAGCATCGAGTTCCAACGCCATGGCGCTGTTCGTGCCGAAGCTACATACTAAGACGACCACCGCGATCGCAAGCCAAAAGAATCTTTTTAGCATTGTTTTCCTCTAAACTTTATTGATGTTCAGCCAAGCTTGAATGTGGGACAAGCTTTTAATCTCTTGTCAGTACACATATCATGCCAGAGTCTGGGGACGTTAGAGCGGTTGTTTTAAGGATTTGTTATCTTTACGGACCTAGGATGGCTCATTTGACCCAGAAATTTCTAGGGCCACGGCATCACTCTCCTGGCCCTGAGGAACCTGATGATGAGTCCGTTTCAGGGAGGGATGATGCAAACGAATTAACTGCCCCAACAGTCCCTTGAGTTGAGGACGAGGCACAATGGCATCGACAAACCCGTGGCTGAGCAGATCTTCAGCCGACTGAAAATCCTCCGGCAGTTTCTGGCGTAAAGTTTGTTCAATCACCCGCCGTCCCGCAAAACCAATGGTAGCTTTCGGCTCCGCCAGGATAATATCACCTAACATGGCAAAACTGGCCGTAACGCCGCCAGTGGTGGGATGAGTCAGAATGGGGATATAGAGCAATTGCGCTTGTCGGTGGCGCTGCAAGGCTCCGGAAATTTTCGCCATCTGCATCAGGCTCAACATCCCCTCCTGCATCCTCGCCCCTCCAGAGGCGCAGACAATAATCACAGGACGTTCAGCGGCGGTTCCCTGCTCAATCAGCCGGGTTAAGGTTTCCCCCACCACGGACCCCATGCTGCCTCCCATAAAGCGGAAGTCCATCACCCCTAGGGCAATGGGTAACCCATCCAGGTCACCGAAACCCGTTTGCACGGCATCGTTGAGTTGAGTTTTTTGTTGATAATCACTGAGGCGATCGCGGTAGGCCTTGCGATCGCAAAATCCTAAGGGGTCCGTGGGACGCAACTGGCGATTCAGAGCCTGCCAGGTGCCAGCATCAATCAGTTGTTGAATACGCTCATCACTAAAAATGCGACCATGATGACCGCATTCAGGACACACCATGTGGTTGGCCGCCAAGTCTTTCGTGTAGGTTAAAACACCACAGGACTCGCACTTGGTCCAAAGCCCCTCGGCGATTTCTCGTTCCTGCTGCTTCTGACCGATAGAATTTAACTTGCGTCGGTCAGCAAACCAATCAAATAGAGACATGAAGTTCTGGGATTTTTAAAAGCAATCTCGCGGCTGAGGTTTGACGGACAGACAGAGCCGTCGACAGGTCAACCCTCTCAAACAGATACCTGGTCAGGGGATTGGACTAGGTTGACGGTCGCTCTGTTGCCAGGACTAAAATGGATTAGGGATCTCTGTCATGGATCGCATCCTATCAAATTCCGGGACTCAAACGCGATTTCTTGTGGCAGATCAAGATCTGGAATTGACCCATTTAGCCAATTCTCTCCCCAGGATACTCTGATATGCAGGCCATTTAACCCTCAATCTCTGGAGGATATTTTCCATGAAGCCCATTTTACCTCTGCTCCTGCTAACCCTGGTCAGTGCCTCCGTGGCCAATCCAACCCCAGCTCAGGCCCAAGACCGTTTCGCGGAACGCAATGCCCGTTTAGAAGAGTTTTCCCTGTCCACCTTCGACGTTAACCGAGCTAAAAATCAAGCCCGTCAACTGGCTGAACGTCTCAATGGGGGCTTACAACGCTATCGCGCTGAGGCTTCCATGCACGGACCCTCTGCTGACGCCCCCTACCGCTTGACGGACAACGGAGAAATTGAGTTTCGCTTTTTCGGACGGGCCCCCCAGGACAGTCACTACAGCATTGAGACGGTGGTTCTTGTTAATCCCAACACGTGGGAGGTAGAGGCGACCTATAATGGTGAGATTCGCCCCGAGCCGGCAAGGGAGGATTAAAGAACCCCGGCGGGGAAAAAGATTTCTAGGTAGAGATTCAGCCAACGGGTTCCCCAAATGGCGGCCATTGCCCCCCCCAGGGCGAGAAAAGGACCAAAGGGCATAGGTTGCGATCGCCCCAAAATTCCCAGGGCGATCGCCCCTCCACCCATCACGGCTCCCAACAGGGCCCCAACGAACCCAGAAATCACCATCAATCCCGGGCCCAACCAGGCCCCAATGGCCGCCAGTAATTTCCCATCACCGGCCCCCATGGCTTCTTTTCCCCAAGCCAAAGACCCTAAAAAGCGAACGGCGTCGATTAACCAAATCCCCAACACCGCCCCAAAAATCCCTCGCATCAGCCCCTCAATAGCCGAATCCCCCTGCCAGCCTTGTAGGGTCTGATAGACTAGCCCTGAGAGAACCCCTAAACGAGTTAGAGGGTTCGGGAGCGTCATGGTATCCCAATCAATCAGGGCCAACACCAACAGTCCTGTTAAAAATAGCCAATAGCCCACGGTCGTCAACGAGACCTCATAGCGCCAAAATACCCCCAAAAACAACAGTCCCGTCACCGCCTCAACGATGGGATAGCGGGGGGAAATGGGACTATGGCAATGGGCGCAGCGTCCTCGCAAACGCAACCACCCCAACACCGGGATATTTTCCCCTTTCCCTAAGCCATGTCCACAATGGGGACAACGAGAGGGAGGATGGAGTAAGGACTGGCCTGCGGGTAGACGATAAATGACCACATTGGCAAAGCTGCCAATTGAAGCGCCCAAGGCAAATACAATAAGAAGCATGGGCAACGCCCACAGGTGATCGATCATAGTTACGATGGCCCCTGTTGTCTAGCAACTCTTATCTGTCAGTCTAACTGGAATTTGCTTTATGTATTTAGTGACTGGTGCAACCGGAAGTGTCGGCAAACGCATTGTACGCCGGCTGCGCGATCGCGATTTGCCGGTGCGGGCCTTCGTGCGCCTCGCCTCCAATTACGCGGAACTCGAACAACGGGGCGCAGAAATTTTTATCGGTGACTTAGCCCAAGAGCGAGATATCCGCAAAGCCTGCCGGGATGTTCGCTACATTATCAGCGCCCACGGCTCGGATAGTGGTCAAGCCCAAGCCATTGACTACCGAGCCAACATTGATTTAATGGATTTTGGCCAGGAAAACCGGGTTGACCATTTTGTCTACATCTCCGTGTTAGGGACCGATCGCGGCTACCAAGATTCTCCCGTTTTTAAGGCGAAGCGAGAGGTAGAAAATGCCTTACAAAAAACTGATTTGAATTATACGATTCTGCGTCCCTCTGGCTTTGCCTCAAATCTCTTACCCCTAGCTGAACGCTTCCGGGATACGGGTATCTACTTTGCCATTGGTGATCTCAAAAATCGCTCCTCAATTCTCAGTCCCGATGATTTAGCCGAACTTGCCATTCAAGCCCCGGACTATGAGGCGGCCCAGAATCAGATTTTTGCAGTAGGGGGCCCAGAAATCCTCAATCGTGAGGATATTCCCAGAATTTTCAGTCAGGTGTTTGAGAAAGAACCCTTTGTGATTAATCTCCCCTTAAGCGTTCTCGATGGCGTTCGTTCAGCCTTGGGCTTCCTCAATCCTGACTTGCAGCGATCGCTGGGAACCTTACGGATTCTCTTAGCGAATGAATTTTTCTGTACGTCTGAGGAAATTCACCGACTTGAATCGGTGTTTGATATCCAAATGGAATCCTTAGAAAGCTTCTTAAAACGCTACTTACTCAATCGTTAACTTGGAGCAAATTGGTCGGGAACGTGACCCTTATCCCCTCCCCAGAGGGGATTTTTTACCTCTCCCGTTTACTGCCAAACCAATGACCCATACTCATGGCGACAGGTTTCTAAAACATGGCGAGCTACGGCATCCGGGTGACTCAAGGGATAAAACCCGTCAAACTCAGGCATGGTCGCTAAACCTTCGGGACTGGCGATCGCTGTATCTGAGCGTTCCACTGCATAGGAATAACGGATATGTTCATAGGTGGGAATCACGGTGATCTGTAACGCTTGATTGGTGATTTGCCCATAAAAACAATCAAAAGAAGACTGATACATAAAGAATCCGCCGACGACTTGATTTTGGCGAGATTCTAAAACCATATAAGCTGAACCCAGAACTTCAGGCTGACCGGATTCTCCATAGAAGTAAATATCCCCAGCCGAGGTGGTTTGAGTCGTTGAATCTTCCTGAGCGATCGCCCCAGGGACCGAAACAACCGAGGAGGGCAAATCAGCAGCGAGGGCCAACAGCAAACCAGGGAGAGAGAGGAGAAGCCAATAGCAATATTTCTTAACATCTTGAGCTGACCCAAATCGCTGAAACACCCCTCACACCTCTTGTAACTCGTTATCTCAATCATAAAAGATGACCGGGGTGAAGGGATATAGAACACCATGATAATCCCTGAAATCGTTACAAGACTTTAGAAAAACTGTTTTCAAGACCATGAACCTGTTGAAGGGCATTACCGATTTCCTAAGCCGCTGGATGTTCCCCCAGCCAAATCCTCAGCGGGTGAGTCAGATTGCGATGGTGTTGCTCACCTTAGCCCTAGGTGCTAATGGCTTAGAGGCATTACGTCCACAGACCTATGCTCCCAAACTGTTGCCCTTAGAGGTGGCCCCCGTCGAACAGACCGTCAGCCAACATACCGACATCTCCCTGGCCCGCATTGAACGCCTGAAACACAATACCAAACAGCAAATCGAACGCGATCGCCTTCCCCCTGATATTGAACATCACGTTCCCGCCGCCTATCAGGGGCAAATTGTGCGATCGCTGCCCCTGGCCCCCGGTGATCGGGCCATTGCCCTAACCTTCGACGATGGCCCCGGACCCTACACCGCCCCAATTCTCGATATCTTGCGCGAGCAGAATATCCGGGCTAGCTTTTTCGTTCTAGGACGAGTTCTGTCCACCTATCCCGAACTCTTACAACGCATTGTGGCCGACGGTCATATCCTAGGCAATCATACCTGGTCCCATCCCTACCTCGTCAAAAGTCACGCCTTGGCCAATCAAGAAATCGAGCAAACAGCAGAGTTGATTTATCAATACACCCGCGTTCGCACCCAACTGTTCCGCCCTCCCGGCGGCTTTCTCAACAATGCCCTCACCCCCTACGCCGCCGCCCAAAACTACGCCATCACCCTGTGGTCTGTGGACAGTTCCGACTACGTTCTCCCCCGTGAAGGCATTATCGAGCGCGTGGTCAATGGCATTCATCCAGGGGCGATCGTTCTCCTCCATGATGGGGGCGGTCCTCGTCATCACACCGTAGCCGCCTTACCCGTCATTATCAAGCAATTGCGAGAACAAGGCTATGAATTTGTCACCGTCACGGAGTTAATGGAACGCTCCCAGGCCGCCGCCACCCGAGCCTCAGAGTCGGCCCATCACATCCCAGTTTCACAACCC harbors:
- a CDS encoding polysaccharide deacetylase family protein is translated as MNLLKGITDFLSRWMFPQPNPQRVSQIAMVLLTLALGANGLEALRPQTYAPKLLPLEVAPVEQTVSQHTDISLARIERLKHNTKQQIERDRLPPDIEHHVPAAYQGQIVRSLPLAPGDRAIALTFDDGPGPYTAPILDILREQNIRASFFVLGRVLSTYPELLQRIVADGHILGNHTWSHPYLVKSHALANQEIEQTAELIYQYTRVRTQLFRPPGGFLNNALTPYAAAQNYAITLWSVDSSDYVLPREGIIERVVNGIHPGAIVLLHDGGGPRHHTVAALPVIIKQLREQGYEFVTVTELMERSQAAATRASESAHHIPVSQPPQ